The Cinclus cinclus chromosome 15, bCinCin1.1, whole genome shotgun sequence region ACCACGATTTAGCTTTCAGTATTCCTGCCCTGGTAACTGGAAGACCTCTCTTCACTTCTCAGAGGTGGTCTGTGCAATCCAAAATGTGGTTGACTGTCCTGGAGTGGATGCAGAAGTGTCAGAGGACAGCCTGAGCTGTGTCCAGGACAGGAGAATATGGATTTTCCTGCCACTGCCCTGCTGTTGCACTGCACGTAGATGGCCATTTGGCTTTGTCTCTGCTGGTATCCTTCCCCATTCTGGACTtgcagcactggcactgctgaTTGAAACTGAGCACTGAGGCTGACTCTCCAGACCCTTTCCTCATCATGTGTTCTGAAAGCCACCAAGTTCTGTGCTGTACAGCCACCTGACTGCTCAACCTTCGAGGCTCTCTTCTGCTTCCAGCAGGCCCAACCTGGCTTCATCAGATGGGGGCATTTCAGCTGTGCCACATAGTGTAAATCACCCTGGGCCTCTGACTGGGGTTTGCACATCTACCATGACCTTCTCTGGTCACTTTGGTGTTGCTGATGCTCTTTGAGCTGTAACCATGTGGGACAGGATTGTAGACAGGAAATCATCCCTGCTTAGGGTATATTGTACTGGTCCAGGTCCCTATTGGCAGCTGTACTGGAGAAAGGGGGATGGTGTGACATCTGGAGTGTGGATCTTCACTTGGTTCTGAAGAGCACAGATTCCTTCTCTGTGGTCTCGGCAAGCAGTGGAAATGGCAAAACTTGTGAAAACCAGACTATGCTCTTGTGAGAGGGGTTCATTTGCATATTTCTGCTTCAGTtatgtttcttctttctgtgtgtttgctATTTCCACAAGAAAAGCTGTTTGCTTAATTCCATCAGCTGCGGTCCTTCTGAGGAGATGAGGCAGCCCAggtgcagagctcagctgttTTTGGACAGTCTGACTCGTGTAGTTGTGTGCAGTACAAACAAACATCCCCCAGAGGTATTCTGTGAGCACAGACTTGCCTGACGGTCTTGCCAATGTGGTTGTGTCCTCCAGCAGGTATAGGTAGGAGTTCTTGCTCAGAATGTGGGGTTTTATGTGAAAGTAATTTCATCCTTCAATAGGAAACATGGTAGGGAGCAGTGACACTCATAGGTGGGTGGTTTGCAGCACCTGGATCAGCAGCTGCACCCCATTTCCAGTACTGTGCAACAGCTGTGTGATCTGCTGGTCTCAGTATGGCTGGGAAGGGGATCTtcccctcagagctgctggcagagctgaaaTGGTGGGTTCTTCACCAGAGGGTTTGGAATGAGCACTTGCAGTGGGTAATTCTGTTCCAGCTCTGTTGATTGAGGTGTCTGTGTAGCATCACATTGATTAAGCTGAGGTTTTTCTCACCTTCAAGATCTGAAAATAGGCTGCAGGTAATCAAGAGATAGAATTTGCTGGTTTTGCTCCTGTCCTGCCATACATGGCCGAGAATGAAGGAGCAGCTGATATCACATCCTTTTAACAATGGCTTTCCTACAGGCCATCCTGGACTGCAGGAGTGATGGGATGCAGCAAATAGGTCTTCAATAAATTGGTGTTTAGCAGTGGAGTGAcagatggtggtggtggtttttgggatttggtttgtttttctataGGAGCTGCAGATGTGAATGTGCCTAAATTGATACATTGGTCTTGCAGGGTATCTCTTGTTCCTGTAGGACAACAGTATTGCTGCTCTTTGACAGGGTGGGCTGCAGAACACAACTTCTGAGATGCACTGATCTCCACAAAGCTGTCTCCCAACGACAAAGCTCAAGCCAAATCATAAACAGACCTTAGGGATATTTTTCAGGCTCAAATAAGTCACTACTTCTGCCCAGCCCTAGGTGGGGTGAGTTCTGTCCAAGTCCCAGTTTGATGCTAAGGAGAGAAATGGCCCAGAGAGGGAGCTAAAATGCTTGATTGCTGCTGAAAGGGGAAACAATTAGCAGAGTGAGTTTGATGTGAATGTAGGCAGGGAATGGACAAGGACATCAAGATGTGGCAAATctttctgctgtgctggtgtTGGGCTTGTGGCTGGCACTGTTTGATGCTGTGGGTCAACACTGGAAGCTTTGATGGTGAATCAGTCTCTGTGGGGATGCATTTTCATTGCTGCAGGTGCCAAGATGAGGTGtctcttcccctccccactcctgTTCCTTTTAGTCTTGTTTCAACAACTTGTGACATCTGTTACACTATGAGAAGATTTCATACACATTAGGCTTTTAAAGTGATTTTATATATTGTATGTAAATGCTTGTTGAGGTGATATTTTATTAAACAGTTTTGCTCTAAATGTGTCTGTGAGGTCTGTTGGCTTCCTGAGAACCAGCACGTTCCTGTCTCTGTGACTGAGAggagcccagcagcaggagtgtAGCAGGtagcacttggggacatggattAGTGATAAGCTTGGCACTGCTGAGGGAATGGTTGAacttgatcttaaaggtcttttccaacatgaACTATTCTATGAGGGCACCAGTCTCCTCTCACCCATGCAGGTAACCTGGGCTACCTTAATAAATCCCTCTCCCTGATCATCCTGGCACCAGTCATCCATATTCCCAAGAAGTGGGATGCTGCTAGGGCAGGACGTGGGTCTGTAGCCAGCCTGGGTTGCCTCTGCTGAGCAAATCTGTTTCACACACGTTCAAATGGACATGGAGACAAGGCTATTTCTTTTTCGTAAGTGCAACAGAAGcctaaatacatatatattattgTCTATTAGTGACTTTCTTTCCACTATTCCTGCTCAGATAgggcaaaagagaaaaattatctgTGTGTCAGTGTTTGAGGTGTTTCACAACATTGCCATCACTTTTCCCTACTTGTCAGGAACATTAAACTCCCTGTTTTGTCTTAAGGGTTTTTTCTTTGGTGGGGAGAGCAAGCCCTAAATTATTCTGATCCTCAGCCCCAGTTATAAAAATATCAAGCAGCTTCTATTTAAATATGACCACACGTGGCTCTGGGCTGTGAATGGCAGCCAAGCTGCCTGGCTTGCAGCTCAACAAACAACCAGAGACCACAATTTGTTCCAGTCGTTTATTTTGTACCATGGTATTTCAGAGCAGTGAATACAGATGGTTTGCTCTTCTAGGCTTCAATACACACAACTATTGTGCCTAGACCTCAGTGGTTTATAGAAGCTCTATTTCATAAGTAAGTTGTACTTTATCACAGCACAAAAGTCCTTTACGGCTAGATCTAATACAGAGTTAGGGCTAGTGGGTTGGAAGCCTGATACTTGGGTGCCTGGACTCCTGCTACAGGGGATAGCGAGACAGGCAGCTCTGAAGGGTGGTGCAGGAACCTGTCTATGAGCTCTTCCTACAGGTCACAGGAAATTCTGCTGCATGAGCTTCTGGAAAGCCATCTCACCTGGGGTCCAGACGTAGCCGGCTTGGGAGTGAGTCTGGAATGCTGTGTGAAAAATAACTGCCTACAACTGCTTGTTCAGTAAGCAGCACCTAAGTCAGTTCTTGGATCTAGCCCAGGGCTCTGTGACAGGCCTTTGGGTATCAGCAGTTTTAACTAGACTTAGATTCAAAGCATATTGCTTAAAGGTGTTCAATTAGacataaatttataaattttgtATCAACAGTCAAATCTTTCAAATGaatattgcttttttaaaaaaatatcctaTCCCTGTAGCAATCCCTGAAATAATACTCCTGTAACATCTTTATCATGCAAATAGCAGCGTGTAGGCAATTCAAATACAAAAGAAACAACTCTGTCCAGTGGAAAAGTGAGGCACTTAGGCAAAGTGACTTGTAGCCACTCATGATCTATGCAAGACTTAGGAACAATCACCAGACCTGACTCCCATTCTTGAGCTTGAACCACTGGACAGGCAAATGTTGTCTTGAACTACTGCATGGTGGCAGCAATACCTTTGTTGTGTCAAGATGGGTTTGTTTCATGTTTAAACTCACTCTTCTGAGCTCATTTCCTGTACCTCCCTCTCCAGAAGCCAGAATAGCTCGGTTCCAATTCTTCATTTTTAGAGCAAGGATGGATTAGAGTAAGGTAAGCATCCTAAAAACATCAAGTTGACATTTCACAGGTGTGATGCAGAGGCAACATAGATTATGTTTTCgtacagaaaataaagtttgtTAACCAGGCCATATGTTGGTACTGTGTTATGCTTTTTGGTGTGCTGAACAGTGTGTTCCAGGAGCAATCTGGCTTTTCTGAAAGTCTAAAGAAGGCTTGAAAAAACACACACGAGCTCTTCAAGTGAGtccatgctccagcacctgctggaGCTCCATTGTGTTACTGAGGTGGCGGGGAAATTCCTTCTGAAGTCAACTTaaccttttctctctccctttcttctctctcaaACCCTGAACAACAGACGGATCTGCCCTTGGGGTACCGAGCACAGCATTTCCGCATCTCCTGAAGCACAGCTTCACACTTGGACTCCAGGTAGTTGTTCTCTGGAAAATAAGGAGGAGACACCAGGTCTGCAGAGAGGAACAGGCTTTGTTCCCTGAGGGAGCACACCTAGCCCAGCTGTTCAGCTGCTTAGAAGCATTCCACTGTTTTCATGTTCATAAAAACCTCTCTTTAGTTCCAGCTATCT contains the following coding sequences:
- the CMC4 gene encoding cx9C motif-containing protein 4 isoform X2, which translates into the protein MSRKDPCQKQACEIQKCLQENNYLESKCEAVLQEMRKCCARYPKGRSVCCSGFEREEREREKVKLTSEGISPPPQ
- the CMC4 gene encoding cx9C motif-containing protein 4 isoform X1, with protein sequence MCILCFSPPTCSSARLNQFLNMSRKDPCQKQACEIQKCLQENNYLESKCEAVLQEMRKCCARYPKGRSVCCSGFEREEREREKVKLTSEGISPPPQ